A segment of the Gossypium hirsutum isolate 1008001.06 chromosome D10, Gossypium_hirsutum_v2.1, whole genome shotgun sequence genome:
TGGAATCCACACCATGCCCCAGTCTGCCACCACATTCGGCTCCCCAAGAGAAAACCTCTCCTTGTTTGGTTACCAAAGCAGCATGTTGCTCACCACAAGCTATGTTCTGAACATCCAAAAGAACTGCAGATTCCAAAGCTTTAGGCAGAAGAGAATCTATCTTAATACCACTACAATCTCCAATTCTATGTATTCCTCCACCTAACACACCATCACCAGTGCCTTCACCCCAAATAAAAACATCACCTAAAGCATCACCATCATAGTGACCAGACCCCTGACTTGAGGAACTAACAGCACTAGATAAACTAACTCTGGAAGCATCCCCATTCCAACCTTTTATGAACCCAGCTTTTCCATCTGAACCTGCGGATGACCGAGAATGCATTGATCCACAAGCAGATTCTGAAGGATAAAACACCTTGGGAGGCACAGAATACAATATTACATCAGATAATGCCTTCTCTAAACCTGTTTTAGGAGGACTCTCATGTGGAGTATGAAGGCGAAGAGAATCCATCCCATCCTATATCAGGAACAAGAGAATtgtcactatatatatataaaagattgtAGTAAAACACAGAAAATGGAAGGGGAAAAAAACCTTCTGTGAACTAGCACCACTACCAAATGGAGAGCTCAAAGGTGAACTTCTTTGGGTAGGTGCTTTGGGACTAGTTGCTTCAGATGAAACCCCATCACTTCTAGATTCAGGTCTGCCTTTCCGATGATGACCACGTGATATCAGTGCCTTTAAACCTGTAAACCAGACTTCTGCTTCATCTTTATCCTTGCAAATCTGGTACAAAATAGAAGTCGGACTCATGGACTATAAAACAGTTTCATCCAACAAAAACTCAGTAAATAATTAACGATGCAATAATTATGCATGTATGGAGAATCAAACAACTAGAACTTAGGCACATGTGCGCAATTCACTAGCAGGGAATAGAAATGGGAAGCTTACCAAATCAAGGGATCTATCATTATATATAAGAGAAAATGATTGATATTCTTTTTCAGGCCGGGGATACCTCTGAAAAATTGGCTGCAATgagcaaaattgaaaaaaagaaaaaagaaaaaagatcaaATAAAATTCCATACGCCAAAGAGTTGCTAATTTGCATTTATTATTGCTAAAACTAAAATTGGAATTCAATTAATGAACTCCAGCTTGACATATTTTATTTGGAATAAAAGTACTCCAACTCATTAAAAATTCACTTCAGAAAGAAATTGGAAAAATAACCGCTATCTAAATGCATATCTGTTATAACCCAGGAGTCATGCAACTGGAATATGTAAGCTAAGCTACAAATAAACATGCGGCTAAGATACCTGTCAGATTAGGTTACGTCACTTGTCAGTTTCCATGAAGGCATGAAACAAAGTAATCTACCTCAAGCATACCACGTCAttaaaaactttacaaatttagaattttgatAGTAAACAATACAAGTAAAACACCCCTTGGAATTCAGGAAAAGAAAATTCTCACTCAATGATATTTAAAAGCAAAAACCTTTAAACATTGCAATTGTTACTATGCAGAATCACTTGAATTTATGTAGACTTAGTCTTTAGTGCTTGATATAACTAACACATATAACAAAAGATAGACATGGATAAACTTACAGTACGCTGACCAGGTATAATTCTGGTGACCTGGTTTAGTTTAAGGTATTTTTCCTCTTTCCCAGAGATCCATATTAGAATAGATTCATCCTGAAAGAAACAAGGAAAAGACATGTGGGAAATGAAGTTTTAGGTTACAGTAGGCTCTTGACGCAAACACCAATAAGATGACTGCTTTCACAGAAAggaacaaaagaaacaaaatgcaACCAACAAAATTCAGTGTGGACATACTGGTGGTAGACTATTTGCAAGCAACCACAAAACATCATTCACAAATTGAATAAATGGCATACCTTATGAGCACATTTGAATTATCTCACATATTTTCCAAGGAAAGCAGCATACAAACAATAAAGAAAGCATTTTAAGGAAGCCACCTAGGACTGTCCTTCCCTTTACAAATAGTATTATCTTTTTCTTCTTAGTACTGTTACCTAGATTTTACATGTCTGATTTCAGTCTCATGCTtgctattatccataaaattgaCACACAGATTTTTCAAAACCTAGTAAAAGCATAGAAATAGCAAAGGATAAAAGCTGTGTAATACAACAATTCCAGCAAGTAAGGGTGAAACTGGAAATTTTATATGGGgccaaaattgaattataaagttgGGGTGGGGGATGCAATTGTACCATCGTAAGCCTCATATCATCACAAGCTTGATGGTTCACTTCTGTTTGTTCATTGCTTCAATGATACAGCAACTTATAAGTTTCAATGaacaatttccataattttcactTGTGTCCTAACATATAACTCTTGTAAGCAATGTTACTTATAAGACTGAATTCTTGAACCCATTCCTAAGGCTTTCTTTTTAGGAAGGAAAGAAACCTTTTTAATATAATACTTGGGTTTCGTTATCACTTTCCTACTCTGTAGTTTAACCATTGTATTAAGCCTTTAGCCTTCCTTCCTCTCAACCAAGTAACCCTAAGTGCCAACATGCATTCACCATAGGTAACAATCAAAGACTGTTAGTTGCAACCTCTAAGCAACATAAGCCCCCACAATTAGTTGATTGAAACAGCAATTGTCTACACAAGAAAAATAGTTGCTCAAAACTGTAAATTCAAAACCTTCATTCTATTAGAAGTTAACTTTCTTGCATGTCTAACATATAGGAAGCAGGAAGCTCCGGTGATAATCACCTACGACTAGATTTTACAATCTTTCCAGTAATGTTTATGAAACTCTAGGTAAACAGGCTTCCAAAATTGAGTTTctgaaaatttattcaaaaaagtAATTATGTCGAGATCGCGAAACAGTCATTTTGTTGTCATTAATCTAAAATCTGTTAAACCAATCTGCATAAAATGTATCAGAGCCATTCATAACTAAGAAGAGATCATCTAACACCCCCTTCCTGGTACAGgtatataaaaaattttctgTTCACTTTCGTAGAATGACAGCTCTTCAGACATCTAACTTCCCGAAAGTAAAAAAGATCATCAACTTTTCAACAACTCCATCATGAAACATAGTTTACATAAATAGTAAGACAGACACAAAGCTAGCCGCATTCAAAGATGACTTTTACAAACAGGAAAAATAGTTAATGTCTGCAGATTTATTAACAGAAATACATACAACACTTAACATATGCATCTTCAAATGCATTCGTTCTTACATTAGACAGCCTGAAGGGGCAAAATTTGGGCTTTCCTCTACGACCATATTTGAGCAATGGCGCACCTTTTTTAAGGGCAGTGATGGCCTgtcgtaaataaataaaaaaattgaaaatatgaattaAACCACAGAAAATCCAACTTGCAAACTGAATTATATATGGAAAGAAAAGATTTCTAGTAGTCGATTGATATAAGAATTTATTAAGGAAAATATGATCACAatgtgttttctttcttttttatttatttattaaagggTAGGGGAAAAGGGTGTTCATGTTTGAACCGGGGACCAAACGTCAACAAGGATTAAAGCAACGCAACACATTGGCCGCTACACCTATTGCTTGTTGACAATATGATCATAATGCTATGTGCAAGTATGAAATAACTAAAAAGATAACGCAGAACATCACATTTAAACCAGGAAGTTCACCAgacacccaaaaaaaaaagaaaaaaaaaagaaaactaatcaGATAACAATCTCCACATTCCAGTGAagtatataaaatttatgaaaaacaatATTCTGGACATCAAATTTGTTTCATCCAGAATCTCCATCTAAGCTATGGCTAATTATGCCAGTTAATTTCAACGATATTCAATATTAACAGATTTCATAGTTTCCTCAAGTAAGGTATTGTCATCAAGTTCCATCATTCTTGTTTTAATACACCCACATTTACCAATCATAAATATATTCCCTATCTTCCTTTTCTTCTCAACAAAAATATTTGTTCTTCTTCCTTCTATTTCTTAAAATGTACACATTTTCTCCATCAATCGGGGCGTGGCGGGACATCATGGGTTACAACATCCTTGACACTCAAATGCTTGCCTAATACAAGAAACTCAAGTTTTCCCTATCCATTGTAGCAAGTAACAATTATTCCACCCAACAACAAAACAAAATCCACCAACCACAATCATAGTCATATCCAACTCCATTAattcaaagaaaagagaaaatgcaCACAcaccaaaaaaaacaaaaaaaaaaacaattaacaaCATGCTTAACGGCTCTCAATCAGAAATCTACTCAACAAAGCTAATAACAATAGTAACAACCGTTTTCCATTCTCCATTTTGTCACCAGACAAGCTAAGACATTCAAATAGGTAAGTAATAGCGTAATTCACTCTAAATAGCAACATACCAATCAATTTCcttttataattataaacattataaaaaGGATCAAAGCAAAAAGGTTTACCAACTCAATATCCCTCTCCGGTACATCCGCCGTCTTCGATTGCTCCGCCCTCACCGCAGCCATCCCTTCCGACTTCAGCATTTACTAATAATAGCAATAGACTTTCTCAACCATACTCTGATCCATCACTTCCCAATGCACCCGCGCACACACGATCGAAACCTCTCTCACTCTTTTTCACCacattaaaccatttaaaaaaaaaacctagctcGATCGCAGCTAACCCCGCGTTTCACGTCGGCGACAAACCTTAAGCAAATCAAAACTCGAAAACGGaatttccttcaaaaattaaCATCGTTTTATTTAACAACTAAAACAGAGCTAAAACCGAAAAGACAATAtagaaacaattttaaaatttttaaaaaagaaaaatcgaGTAAAACTAGGGGAAAGTGGCAACTAGGTTGAAGCAAAGAGACAAAGGAGAGTAAaggtagaaataaagaaaaggtGAAAAATCCTAAGATTCTCTTTGTACTTTTGTGTTTCTTTGTGCTTTAAAGGTCCGTTTGGTTCGAGGATTATTTTcgagaaaatgaaggaaaatgcgaaggaaaaaaaaatgaaaaatggaaggCGGATCAGCTGAAAAGAGACATTAGAGGGGGAAGGAGAGAGCTCAAGTAGAGtgaaaggcaaaaaaaaaaaaagaaaaagaaaaaaaaaagggaagaatcTGATGGAAAAGTTTGTTGAAAATGATTGTTTTGTTTGGATGTAATACCGTTCAACATGttgacttctttttttttaagtcaGGTCACCAATAGTCTTTCGCCACCTCATTTTTAActctattaataataaattaaatttattatataactaaatataaataattacatacgtacgtttaataatattaaaaaatataatattttatattaatattttaaatattttaaaaaataaaaataaaatatattatcaatataataatattaaacttgatttaagttaatttttatataaaagtaaaattatttattgaGGAGTTATTTTCCAGAAAATGACTTATGCTTTTTAAAAGGGTAAGTCATAAGGCTTATTTTCCGttgacctgtaagtcattttccgttgaTCAAGCTATTTTCTGTaaaacaaacacaggaaaatacaaaaaatattttccgtaaaatattttacatgaaaacaAACGGATCCTTAGTTAGAttgattttttacaaaaattatcaaacaaGTCACTGTCCTTAATAATAGGTGGTAAGCTTAAAATcggtataaaattttaaaaataaaataaaatttgtaagagTCGTGAAATCTAGATTTTTAACCATAGCAGGCTTGGCCTTGGGCCTTAAGGACTAGGCTGAATAAAAATGTTTGTATTGGGCCTCCACCGCAATTTTCCAAAAACCGGGTCGGGAGGACCGACGTTTTTGACAATTTGTTCCAATAACCCACCCACAACTTGACGCGAAGAACACAAATGCCCTTAAAGGTTAACATTTTATCTTTTATACCCTTGTTTTCTATTTTCATACCTTCTCTTTTACACTCTCCCCTTTTGCCGCCGCCGCCACTCAGCTCCCAAACTCTCAAAACTCTCCGTCGCCGCATCGAATCACTTGCACCGTAGTTCCTCTGCTGTGCTGCCAATTTCAACGCCGTTTACCTAGTAAATTCCGGTTTTCTCTGCTTTACTGTTTTTTTTTCGtataattttcttataaaagaaattttattgaaacaGAAAGATGATGACGGAAGAGGAAGGACAGCCGTTACCATATGTATCGGAGATAGTGTTGAAGAAAAGGAAAGTAAGAGATGAGTTAGCTATTACGAGGAGGACCCAGTTGGAGTTGGGTAAATACGGAGCGAAGAAAAGCAAGAAGCAATCTGATGTTTCCGACATCAAAAGACCCGAACAATTCATTAAAGAGTTCAGAGACAAGGTAAATCATTGCCATATTTTAAGTCTCTTTAGCTTATCCATCATGTTTACTGTATTTTTTAAATGGGTTTTTACTGCTGATTGAATGTATTATTGTTTTGAAAGCTTTGCTGCTTTCTTTAACTAGGGTATGTTAAAGGGTGTAACTGTAAATGAATGAAACTACTCGAGTCGGGATCTTTAATACTTGATTCGAGCAACTCATGAGCCTAGAGACGTTTTTGAATTGTTGTTTTTTATGTAATATGAATTCATTACATGTTTTCAACATTGTTTTGTGTTCGAACTCGAGCTCAAGCTCGAGTTTCAAGTTCTGTATTTGAGTAATGATAATCCTAATTAAGTCTTGTGTATGCTTGATCAACTGTTTGCATTTACACTCCTTTTAGTTGTACTTACTGCAAAGACCATCTTAATTCTACTTTTGGGGTTTAGGAATTGGACCTGATCAGAATGAAACAGAGGGCAAAGAGGCCAAAATCGATGATGCCAAAACTGAGATCGAACTTGCTTTTCATTATCCGTTTACAAGGGTAGGTGATCTTTTTCATCTTGGTCTTGTTCAGTATCTCTGCTTTCAATATTTTCCAgctctgattttttttttatttccttcgtTGCAGCAAAAATGATATGCATCCGAAAACTAGAAAGATCCTATACAATCTGGGATTGAGGAAACTTTTCAGTGGTGTCTTTGTGAAGGCAACTGAGGGTGTGATGGAAATGCTACAAAAGGTGGAGCCCTATGTTACATATGGGTATGAAGGCAATCTTTTTTCCTTTCGAGTTTGTTTATTCTTTCTTATGGTTAATATAAAATTGTGAATCAAATAAGGTGAAAACTCGTATGTATGTTGATTATTTTCATCCTCTAGTGTATGCATATCATTGTTTTATCAATGCCTggtttcatttaattaccaacaTCTTCATATAGAGCATATATAATCATTGCTTATAGCCTGATTCCATTTAATTGCCGGCATTTCACACAAATGATCTTAAATTTATTTGGCATTTTGGAAACTATGGACGTCATGTATGAGACGGGCTTTACTTTGGGAAATGTTAGAGGTTTACAACTGTTGTAGGCATAGGGCCAAATCTTCATTAACTATAATCTTAAGCTACTTAATAAGGGTTATGTTCGATTTCCAATGGCTCGAACTTTTGTTTCTTTAACTTAAAGTTGCCATTTAAGCCGTCAATTTATATTGCTAAGATTGTTTTATGCAGATATCCTAATCTTAAGAACATGAAAGAGCTGATTTACAAGAAGGGCTATGCAAGGATCGACAAGAAAGCGGTTCCTCTGACTGATAATAATATCATCGAACAGGTATCGTAATTGTCTTAACTGAATCTAAGGAAGAAGTTCCGACTTAACCTTGTACAAAAGTGTATAATGCTTGGTCTTTTTCAGACATTGGGAAACCATGGAATCATATGCATAGAAGATATTGTGCACGAAATCGCTAATGTCGGTCCACATTTCAAGGAGGTTATTCATTTTATGGGACCCCTTATGCTGAGCAAACCAGAAGATGGATTAATCAAAGGGAAGAAACAGCCGTACAAAGAAGGCGGAGATGCCGGTAACCGGGGAGACGAAATCAATGACCTAATCAGTAAGATGAATTAGTTTGAACATCATAGTCCATGcaagaaaattttgatttgttgGATGTGTCCAGATTTAAATTGACAAAACAATTGTCTTTGGTTATCATTATATCAATGCTAATTTACTACTTGTTTGTTGAGGAAAAAACAATTCCCTTGATTTATTAGCATATTGTTGTGCATTATTAGAGCATTTTGAGTGATTGGTTCCTGAGCAACAGaatgaaagagagagaaaatacCATGAGGCTCCGGTAGTtggagtcaaattgcattttggcTCCGTTTGTTTCACTGGAAATGGCTtctggaaaatgacttacttttctgaaaaagttaatattttctggtgATTGGataaatctgtgtaaaatatttttttctgtttGGCAggttgtttaaaaatattttataaaagtcgttttcaattaaacaaacataaatttgagttttttttttaaattttttcattgtttaattgagtttattttatatctataactttatattttacattgtttttacatatattaaaaatattttgttaaatttaggttcattgtaacgattattttttagttacatgactactaactaagtatttttttatttaaaaatgtgacattaacaaaatcgacaaaaataattaacaatgtcagtaattggacttgattttcaaatttgaaaaataaagggactaaattcttaaaaataaaaatatggaaattaaattgtaaatttgtgaggagtatatagacttatgacatattttaacatttatactacaaaacatttattattaatatatttataattgtaataaatatttagtattaaaatattaatattgatattttcaataatatgtgaataatattatttaaaataattatttttaaaatttactattaaaataaaatttaaatattaaataatttattaaaaataataaattatattaattatattaataatttattatatgactaaatataaataattaaatacgtatttttaataatattaaaaatataatattttatattaatattttaaatattttaaaaaataaaaataaaatatattaccaatataataatattaaacttgatttaagttaatttttatataaaagtaaaattatctatTGAGGAGCTCTTTTCTGAaaaatgacttacgcttttcaaaaggGCAAGTCATTTTACAAGGAAAAAGGCTTATTTTCCGttgacctgtaagtcattttccgttgaccaaactgttttctgtgaaacaaacacaggaaaatgcataaaacattttccataaaaccttttacatgtatACAAACGGACCCTTTGACTtatctactcaaaaaatgggtaaaatgttagatcaaagagaaaattgatttttttgttaaaaaattcattcatttataattattaaaaactggTGTGACTAACAGCATAATCAGATATGGACACTTGATGTGCTATGTATATTTTATGTTGACATGTACAAGGATTAGctttaaacaataaaaatggatggaatttttaatgaaatgatGGGTTAATCTAACGaattaggactaatttgctcaGTTTTTTAATGGAAGGAACAAAATAAAATCTGATTATTAGTATAAGGATTGCCATGGTACTTTTACTAATAAATTCGCTTATCATTAAATAAAGAGTAA
Coding sequences within it:
- the LOC107915136 gene encoding 60S ribosomal protein L7-1; this translates as MMTEEEGQPLPYVSEIVLKKRKVRDELAITRRTQLELGKYGAKKSKKQSDVSDIKRPEQFIKEFRDKELDLIRMKQRAKRPKSMMPKLRSNLLFIIRLQGKNDMHPKTRKILYNLGLRKLFSGVFVKATEGVMEMLQKVEPYVTYGYPNLKNMKELIYKKGYARIDKKAVPLTDNNIIEQTLGNHGIICIEDIVHEIANVGPHFKEVIHFMGPLMLSKPEDGLIKGKKQPYKEGGDAGNRGDEINDLISKMN